One genomic window of Methanosarcina acetivorans C2A includes the following:
- a CDS encoding PEGA domain-containing protein: protein MAATAYYILPMEARGGADFNLRSIHPLTSYVHSGEMVPLKFNVFTHSPGLYELKVYSPEGELVFRSLKPVRQSNLGVWTVTSEVEVREFGQYDVELFGLFNKNENKSYRAALWIEDLSKRQERLSESAGPGHNLSICTVNKSSVSGTLTKEIEPASFELPENNRLALLGNESVLPAKNNSTPAKGLSSLYINSIPVGSTIYLNEHDIGRTPLTIDDLPVGNYSLILELDGYEALETKVDVFAGQTTTVYQPLVKIQPSDDRKKPLITALHIKAFIIFMIAGFFVYVIIEILLKDANKIR from the coding sequence GTGGCAGCAACAGCATATTACATTCTGCCTATGGAAGCCAGAGGCGGGGCAGATTTTAATTTACGAAGTATCCACCCTCTTACGAGCTATGTGCACAGTGGAGAAATGGTACCTTTAAAATTTAACGTTTTTACCCATTCTCCCGGTCTTTATGAGTTGAAGGTTTATTCCCCCGAGGGGGAATTAGTTTTCAGGAGTCTGAAACCTGTCAGGCAAAGTAATCTGGGAGTCTGGACTGTTACTTCTGAGGTTGAGGTAAGAGAGTTCGGACAGTACGATGTGGAATTGTTTGGACTTTTCAACAAGAATGAAAATAAGTCCTACAGGGCCGCTCTCTGGATAGAAGACCTGAGTAAGAGGCAAGAAAGACTTTCAGAATCTGCAGGTCCCGGACATAATCTTTCCATTTGTACCGTAAATAAATCTTCAGTTTCTGGAACCCTGACCAAAGAGATCGAACCTGCAAGTTTTGAACTTCCGGAAAATAACAGACTGGCACTACTGGGAAATGAATCAGTGTTACCAGCAAAAAATAATTCAACGCCAGCTAAGGGACTCAGCAGTCTTTATATCAACTCAATCCCTGTAGGGAGCACGATCTACCTGAACGAACACGATATAGGAAGAACCCCTCTTACCATCGACGACCTTCCGGTCGGAAACTATTCGCTGATACTTGAGCTGGACGGGTACGAAGCACTTGAGACAAAAGTAGACGTCTTTGCCGGACAAACCACGACGGTTTACCAGCCTTTAGTGAAAATTCAGCCTTCGGATGACAGGAAAAAACCTTTGATAACTGCTCTTCACATAAAAGCTTTCATTATTTTCATGATTGCAGGCTTTTTTGTGTATGTTATAATTGAAATATTGCTAAAAGATGCTAATAAAATCCGATGA
- the hacA gene encoding homoaconitase large subunit — translation MLFDYRKGGLFLGTISEKIFSRAAGTEAKANDFVLADVDYAMAHDGTSVLAVNAFKEMEMEKVWDPSRIVVPFDHIAPANNETSATLQREIREWVKEQGIPNFYEVGEGICHQVLPENGFALPGKLVVGADSHSCTYGAFGAFATGVGATDMAEIFATGKLWFKVPESFRMTVEGSLRKGVYAKDLTLYLIGKTGIAGATYKAVEFYGQAIRELTVAGRMTLCNMAIEMGAKTGIVPPDEKTFEFLKNRAAATYEPVYADPDAVYLEEFTYDADDIEPQVACPHQVDNVKPVGEVEGTHVDQVFIGTCTNGRLEDLEVAAAVLKGKQVAVRTIVIPASRTTLLAAIENGTMETLLKAGVTLATPGCGPCLGAHQGVLGEGEVCVSTANRNFKGRMGKGGFIYLASPATAAASALTGEITDPRTV, via the coding sequence TTGTTATTTGATTATCGGAAAGGAGGCTTATTTCTGGGAACAATCAGCGAGAAAATCTTTTCCCGGGCAGCGGGAACAGAGGCAAAAGCTAACGATTTTGTGCTGGCAGATGTGGACTATGCAATGGCGCATGACGGCACATCGGTACTTGCCGTGAATGCTTTTAAGGAAATGGAGATGGAAAAGGTCTGGGACCCTTCAAGGATCGTAGTCCCCTTTGACCACATCGCGCCTGCGAATAATGAGACCTCAGCCACCCTGCAGAGAGAGATCAGGGAATGGGTAAAGGAGCAGGGGATCCCTAACTTCTATGAGGTCGGGGAAGGGATCTGTCACCAGGTCCTTCCGGAAAACGGTTTTGCATTGCCCGGAAAGCTGGTTGTTGGGGCTGATTCGCATTCCTGCACGTACGGGGCTTTTGGAGCTTTTGCAACAGGGGTAGGGGCTACCGATATGGCTGAAATCTTTGCTACGGGAAAACTCTGGTTTAAGGTTCCGGAAAGCTTCAGGATGACGGTTGAAGGGAGCCTTCGGAAAGGGGTCTATGCAAAGGATCTGACTCTTTACCTGATCGGAAAGACCGGAATTGCCGGGGCGACCTATAAAGCAGTTGAGTTTTACGGGCAGGCAATCCGCGAACTTACGGTTGCTGGCAGGATGACGCTCTGCAATATGGCAATTGAGATGGGCGCAAAGACCGGGATCGTCCCTCCGGACGAAAAGACCTTCGAGTTCCTGAAAAACAGGGCAGCAGCTACTTATGAACCTGTCTATGCCGACCCGGATGCTGTTTATCTGGAAGAGTTCACTTATGATGCCGACGATATCGAACCCCAGGTTGCCTGCCCGCATCAGGTGGATAATGTAAAGCCCGTAGGAGAGGTTGAAGGCACTCATGTAGACCAGGTCTTTATCGGGACGTGCACGAACGGCAGGCTTGAAGACCTCGAGGTCGCAGCAGCAGTCCTGAAAGGAAAACAGGTTGCAGTCAGGACAATTGTGATCCCTGCCTCTCGCACCACCCTCCTTGCAGCAATCGAAAACGGGACAATGGAAACTCTGCTGAAAGCCGGGGTAACCCTTGCAACCCCGGGCTGCGGACCCTGCCTCGGTGCCCATCAGGGGGTGCTCGGAGAAGGCGAGGTCTGCGTTTCAACCGCAAACAGGAACTTCAAAGGCAGGATGGGAAAAGGCGGTTTTATTTATCTTGCATCTCCAGCAACTGCAGCAGCCTCGGCCCTGACAGGAGAAATCACCGATCCGAGGACAGTTTGA